One Halobacterium wangiae genomic window, TCGGGTCGGTCGAGTTCGCTCGGTCGGGTGTGCCGGTCAGTCGAGTGTGTCCGCGTCGGTCCAGCTGTCCTCGAAGGCGGCGTAGACGTCGGCGGCGAACTCCGCGTCCTGGAGGTCGATGATGGCGAACGCCTCGTCGGGTTCGACGGGGTTCGACACCTCCAGGCAGACCTCCGCGCCGTCGACGATGGTGACGTTGCCGTCGATGCCGTCGCCGACGCGGACCTCGTAGTCGGGGCTGTCCGCGAGGTCCGAGGCGTAACGCTCGTTGACGACGTCGGGCATCGAGCGCGCCAGGCCCTCGGACATGAGCACCGAGACGGAGACACCCCGCTCGACGGCGTCCTGGAGGCGGCTGAACACGCGTCCGCTCACGTCGTCGAAATCGAAACTGGAGGAGGGCGTGCCGGAGACGAGGACGATGCTGTCGCTGGCGGCGTCGAGGCGTTCGAGCAGCAGGCCCAGCGAGTCGTCCGGTCCGAGCGCGGCGGTCCAGAAGCCGTCCTCGGGGGCGGTCGGGTCCTGGAGGTCGCGGGTGAGTTCGTCGACGACGGACTCGTACTGGTCGGCCTTCTCGCGGAGTTCGCGCTTCCGGTCGTCGAGCAGGCGGTCGAGGGCCGTGTCCGGTTCGACGGCGACGTACTTCTTCGGCCGACTCGCGGCCTGACTCCGGACGAGGTGCTGGGACTCGACGCTCCCGAGCACGTCGTAAATGCGGCCCATCGGCACCCCGCTCTCCTCGGACAACTCCTTGGCGGTTGCCGGACCGGTTCGAAGGAGCGCGCGGTACGCACTCGCCTCGTACTCCGAGAGCCCGATGTCCCTCAAATCAGCCATCTCGTCGTCAGTTGGGATTCGGGGGTCAAAAACACTCCGACGGTTTATCTCGGCCGGCCGGTAGCGCTACTGCGTGCTCGCCACGAGGTCCGCGAGCGCCTCGGGGGAGTCGACGGCCGCCGTCGTGCCGTCGGTGGTCTCCAGCCACGCCGTCTCTCGTTCGCTGTCGGCGTCCGGCAGGACGACCTTCTCGTGGTCTGCCATCCGGAGCGCCGCGCGGTGGAGGTCGCTGCCCACCTCGTCCGCGACCGCGACCACGAGCGGGCGGTCGACGACGCGGGAGGCCGCCGTCCCGTAGCTCGCGACCTGGACGCCCATCCGGTCGGCCGCCCCGGCGAACGCGCCGACAGCGTCGCGTGCGGCGTCCAGGTAGCGGTCGTCGC contains:
- a CDS encoding TrmB family transcriptional regulator — encoded protein: MADLRDIGLSEYEASAYRALLRTGPATAKELSEESGVPMGRIYDVLGSVESQHLVRSQAASRPKKYVAVEPDTALDRLLDDRKRELREKADQYESVVDELTRDLQDPTAPEDGFWTAALGPDDSLGLLLERLDAASDSIVLVSGTPSSSFDFDDVSGRVFSRLQDAVERGVSVSVLMSEGLARSMPDVVNERYASDLADSPDYEVRVGDGIDGNVTIVDGAEVCLEVSNPVEPDEAFAIIDLQDAEFAADVYAAFEDSWTDADTLD